In a genomic window of Chrysemys picta bellii isolate R12L10 chromosome 1, ASM1138683v2, whole genome shotgun sequence:
- the LOC135980830 gene encoding pre-mRNA-splicing factor CWC22 homolog: MQADNRKRAPAWTVREVLDLIAIWGEDSVLAELRSKRRNAKTFEKISKGMMERGHNRDSDQCRVKVKELRQAYQKTKEANGRSGSEPRTCRFYAKLHAILGGATTTTPPVIVDSGSGIVSSATPEDSADGGEEEEEEDELAESTQHSVLPNSQDLFLSLTEVPSQPSQASIQDPDPMEGTSAAANSSSLPPPSRRLSQIRRRKKKTREEMFAEIMESSHSDRAHLNEWKETVSKYRKEASEREDRRDQREDMRDQREDRRDQREERRDARDERWRQEDQRRQDATLGLLHEQTDMLRRLVELQERPQENRLPLQPLYPPLPLPMFHILLTQTCKNAGGEAPYTFPFHPSGQPKQKAVIFLTFF; this comes from the exons atgcaggccgataatcgaaaaagagcaccagcatggaccgtgagggaggtactggatctgatcgctatatggggagaggattcagtgctagcagaacttcgttctaaaagacgaaatgccaaaacttttgaaaaaatctccaagggcatgatggagagaggccacaatagggactcagatcagtgccgcgtgaaagtcaaggagctcagacaagcctatcaaaaaacaaaggaggcaaacggtcgctctgggtcagagccacggacatgccgcttctacgccaagctgcatgcaattctagggggggccaccaccactaccccacctgtgatcgtggattccgggtcggggatagtctcatcagctacacctgaggattctgccgatgggggagaggaggaggaggaggaggatgagcttgcagagagcacacagcactccgttctccccaacagccaggatctttttctcagcctgactgaagtaccctcccaaccctcccaagccagtatccaagaccctgaccccatggaagggacctcag cagctgcaaattcctcaagcctccctcctccatcccgaaggctatcacagataaggcgtcgtaagaagaagacgcgagaggagatgtttgcagaaattatggaatccagccacagtgacagagctcatctgaatgagtggaaggaaacagtttcaaagtataggaaagaagccagtgaacgtgaggacaggagggaccaacgtgaggacatgagggaccaacgtgaggacaggagggaccaacgtgaggagaggagagacgctcgagatgagaggtggcggcaggaagatcagaggaggcaggatgcaacgctggggctgctgcatgagcaaacagacatgctccggcgtctggtggagcttcaggaacggccgcaggaaaacagactgccgctacagcccctgtacccccctctccccctccccatgttccatatcctcctcacccagacgtgtaagaacgcggggggggaggctccgtacaccttcccattccaccccagtggacagcccaagcaaaaggctgtcatttttttaacctttttttag